In Rosa rugosa chromosome 4, drRosRugo1.1, whole genome shotgun sequence, the genomic stretch AGTGTCCTATACAGAGATATAGTCGACATAAGCTTAATGTTTCTATCTTCTATGCCATGGGATAACCCCAGTGTTGTTCTTGATGCACCAGACCATGTAATACAAATAGCATTTACAAGGAAATTTCAATACAAATAAATGGAGCATATGAATGAGGAAGGAAGGAGATCTcccaaaagtaaaaaaaaaagaaaaaagtttgcTAGTTAGACCAATGGAGtttattgtattttcttttgaagATTTGTTTCACTTCAgtaagttatttatttattctacTTAACTCGATGACAGCTCAAAATAGAGTTCATGAAGTCCAGTTCGTAGTACTTAGCTCAAAAAACTTAACGGATAAGTGATAGCACACTAGATGAAAACTGAAATTTAACCAGCAATCCAGGACACAGGATCAAAAGTAATTCTGAAGTTTTACCCCCAAAAATCACACATCAGtaaaatttatgaaaatgtCTAAGAGCAAAAACATGATTCATATTTGGGCCATATATCCTTACAGGATTTCCCAAAATATCTCAAAGCCCATATCTCAAATATTaaatctttttgttttctagtttagTGAATCTCCTTCTCTGTTTCCAAATAAAACCCCTTCCCCTCAGAGTAGGCCAACCTCCACTCTCTACCCTTATCCTCACCTCTTTCTCTaaaacccttcttcttcttcttcttcttcttcttcttcctcttcctctgaaAATGACTTCGGCTACCTCCCATCTATTCAAGACCTTATCAATAACAGCAGACTCATGcggtctctctctccctcacctcTTCACCGCCAAAACCCCCAACGCATTTCTCCCAATCCCAACCAGACCCACCACCAAGCTCCACCTCTCCCACTCCTTTTCACCTCTCAGGAGCAAGACCCAGTTCTCTTCCATAGTCTCATACGTGGCCCAGACCTCGGATTGGGCCCAGCAGGAGGAGGACAGCCCGGTTGCCATTGATGGAGCTGCGGAGGAGAGCGGTGAGGAGGGGGTgtttgaggagagagaagaagaggtggCCCCTGTTGAGCCGCCCGAGGAGGCCAAGATTTTTGTTGGGAATTTGCCCTTTGATGTTGACAGTGAGAGATTGGCTCAGCTGTTTGAGAAGGCCGGAGTTGTCGAGATTGCTGAGGTGAGGTTTTGTTGTTGTAAAGGTtgtgttttttgggttttggtttgtggttggtttttttatttgtgggtttttgttgtttgtgtAGGTTATTTACAACAGGGACACTGACCAGAGCCGTGGATTCGGGTTTGTGACTATGAGCACTGTGGAAGAAGCTGACAGGGCTGTGGAACAGTTCAGTGGCTACGTAAGTTGTTTATAAATTTTGCTTCTTTAAGTGGTTGTTTGCGGTTCTgttttggtgattttgattGCTGTGTATTTGTGGCATGCATACATTATGGAACTCAATGTATTTAGAGAAAAGCCGAGTTCTTTTGTAAGAGCGAAAATTAGAATTGAATTGCATACAAACCGAGAAATGATAGTTGAGCTGCAGAGCATATGTAATTGAATATGGTTTTGGGGTTCTATTTTGTTTGTGCTTTAACTCAAAGATTTGAATGTAGTCACTAACGATTGGTTCTATAATCATGTATAGCTGTACTGATTGTTGTAACCTCGAGTATCCCTTAGAGTTGGTAGAGAAGTTTTGGTAGGATATGTCTGGTAAAGTAGACAGTACTCTACCATACTAGAAGGCACATtatcaatctaaaattttggGAAAACCCATTACAAATTCATTTTTGAGGGTAACGTTAACGAGAAAAGGTTGGCACTACAAAGCCAAATGTAATTGAGAAAATCTGCTAGGAGTGGAAATAGTTGAACTTGTGCTTTTGATCAAATTCATAAACTCAAGCCATATGAAGTTTTGACAATGTCTGTAGCACTGGCTATAGCCAAATCCATACCTTGTTTTGGTACTTCTGTATCACCGGTCTATTGGGCATTTTTGCTTCGGGTTGGTTTTGAATCCCTTTAGCAGTATTGTTAGCCTGTGTGATGGTGAgaacctttttcttttctttgatatGTGCATCTTGTTTGTATCAATGGAGGTGGTCAGTATGACCACGCTGCGTAATGAAGTAAAGCATAATGGTAGATTTCAATTGTGCACGCTCACAATATCCAAAGATAATATGCTTCTAGGAACATATGAGCAGATGGCTGGGATTATTATTCATGTTCATTGCTCTATAAGTCTATAGTATAAATGTGTGCGTATAGCATATTTCGTCATGTTTCAGTGATTGTGCTATttctaagtttctatttttttgtttttgtggatAGGATTTGAATGGAAGACTCTTGACTGTCAATAAGGCTGCTCCAAGAGGAACACGCGCAGAGCGCCCACCGCGTTCTTTTCAATCTTCATACAGAATCTATGTTGGTAACCTGCCATGGAATGTGGATAATGGTGAACTTGAGCAGCTCTTCAGTAAACACGGTAGCGTGGTGGATGCGCGTGTAGTCTTTGACAGAGAAACTGGACGATCGCGTGGTTTTGGCTTTGTAACAATGGCCAGTGAATCTGATATGAATGATGCCATTGGTGCTCTGGATGGAGAGGTATCAgatgtttaaatttttttacttAAATAGTCAAAATGCTAGGAAAACGGGGGTGCATCATACATAAGGGCCAAATCTTGGGAACAGATGGTCAATATACATTTGATATGAGTGTCTAGTATTGCTTAATGAACTTGGGAACAGATGGTTGATGAATAATGGTAGTcagattttctctttttctcgttGTGATATACAATTTGAAATCATCTAACTTGAGTGCCCCCTGTGCTGCAGAGTTTGGACGGCAGGGCGATCAGAGTAAATGTTGCCGAGGAAAGACAAAGGCGCTTTTGATTTTAACTGAGATGAAATCTAAGTTCTGGTTTTGGTTGCTTTTCTTTAGACGAGATTTTGTGTCGGTCAACTTCAAGCGAGCTTCTCTCTTTTATGATTTCTGCAATTAGGGTTATTTATGTTGAAATCATATATAATTTGTACTTTTTGACTCCATTTGAATTTGGGGCATTACTGTTATTGCTATTTGGTTTGAAGTGCCGCATTTGAATGTCATTATAATGGAATAGTTTCATTTGCATGTTATAAGTCCTCCTTCATCACCCAAAATAAAGAATATAACGAGTAAGAAATTCTACCATAGTTGAATATGATTGTTTAAACTCAAGGTATTCAACTGAGATTGTTtgcctaaaccctaaacagaTGATTTCAAGAGTTCAAAGCCAATCCAGTGATTCCAGTTGCGGTATGGAGCTAAACCTTGTTTATTAACCAACAAGAATAATTTACAGTGACAAAAGCAGAACTATATTCAACAAACCATTACTGTGAAGGGAAAGCAAGAGTAACATCTATACAGAATCCAGGAGTCCTAGTAAAGGTAGAAGCAGACCCGGACAATCTAATAGACCAGGGACATGATTTTCAACTGAAACATATCAGCAGCCTCAATAGCCTCGCAACTGAGCTTCTCGACTTGTCAGTGGAACATAACGAACTGAAGTTTCAGTCCTGACACTTACAGAACCATCCATGTTCTTGTCCACAACCTTTAAATCCTGGTATAGGTTTCCCACAGGAATCACCATTCTTCCTCCAGGCTTCAATTGGTCAATAAGTGGTTGTGGTATTTCTGGAGCAGCTGCCCCAACATGAATAGCATCATAAGGTGCAAATTCAGGCCAACCTAGCCTTCCATCTGGAAAAATGATTAATCAACCAAAATGGATAGTTAGCActgatttttattttactttttcaaTGGACCTGTATTGCAGGTAGATGCAAGGTTAAAGGAACCAGACTCTGGGAACCAATGTACAGAGCTCAAGTATGTGTAATACAAGCATTACTGTTGTAGATGGCAACTTTTGATAAGTAAGTTTTCATTACCAATTTGGTTTAAACTGCCAAGCTAAGAAAAATGCATAGTATTCTCATTAAATCAAAGGAAGAAACTGTTTTCCTTTTATTGGTTTGAATTTCAAAAGACCAAATCTGAGTTCAATAAAAACATACCACTGACATGCACTGAGAGGGAACCTTCTTTCAGTAATGGTGCTACTGCACTTTTTTGAATATTCTCAATTGAGGAAGAGACCAACTCCGGAATGTGTTCTACACCCACTGCTCGACCTTTTGGCCCAACCATCAGTGCAAAACATGCAGTCAAATATCCCGACCCTGACAAACAATAAGTAAATGAAATTTCAGCTTCTCTGTTATCTGCAGCTAGTGCAACATAATCATGTTGAAGAATCCCACAGTATTGCAAATTTGATTACTAAGAAGGCGTGAAGACAGAGGAATAGAAATGCAAAAGATAAGCACCTGATCCAACATCCAAAGCATGCATACCAGGCTGCAAATTCTTTTCCAACAATTGCAGGCATGTTGCATGCATATGAGGTGCAGAAATGGTGGCATTATAACCAATCGACATGGGGGAGTCAGCATACGCTGGGGTCCCATCAGGCACAAACAAAGCCCTATCAATAGTCCCCATCACTTCAGCAACCTTCTTGGAACTAATCACTCCATAACCTTGCAAACCCTCCACCATTGCCTTGCTATCACGAACTCCATGCCCAGACAAGAGCCACTATACATTACAGAACATAAGCACAAACTAATTGTAATGTTTCTATCAAATACAATCAACCAATATCTATTAAATCTAAGAAAGAGTCAGAAGAAATGGTTCGATcctcttatttttatttctccAACTTCACAGTAAAACTAATTCAGAGCAAAGTACAGCCCAGTTCTTGTAAGGGAAAACTAAGAATAATACCCATTAATGGTCACAACCATGCTTATTACTAACAAGGAAACCTCATTTAACAAAGTTAAAAACACCATCTTTCTAGTTTTAATATACAGGAATTAAAGCAATGGCAAATCCCCAAATATTTAGGAGCATAACTCACTAATTACATCCTAACATGATCAACAACCAACGAAATTCCATCATCACTAAACAAAACTACGCTTCGATCGATCAATCGACATGAAAAAGAATTAATCTTTACGAAATTACCACGAAAAAGTTTCGATCTTTACAAAATTACCATTAAGCTGAGATAGGAAAAGAGAGGAGCAATTACCGCCATTCCGCAGAAGTGAGAGTTACCCGTGAGGAAATTAGGACAGGAGGAGAGAGTGGGTGGTCGGAGGAGTGAGACTGTGCGGCGGAGACGGTGAAGGTGAGAGAAAGAGCGAGTAGGGGTGGAGGTTAAGAGGTGGGTTGTTGTAGAGGGCGTAGTATATACGCAACCGTACGCTATGCGGGCTATAGCGATAGCTCTCGGTGATGCCGATAATAGATTATACATTTGCCACGATTCTCTCCTCCTCTACCTTattctattcttcttcttttttctttttttttttgccctttttttcttctattccCTAATCTTTACACTTGGCTTGATTGGCCCTATCACTTCTTTTCCATCACCGACTGATGTCACAGTTGAGAGTGGTCGACACAGCCATACTATGACGAGAGGATAATCTTTTAAGTGCGGCTGTTGTGTCACGTGATATTGTTGTTATAACCACCATGAGAGGTAGTTCtggtttatttttattttttattattcaatATGTGAGTATTTTGGACATGTAgtattgaaagaaagaaaagactgTTGTGGAGCTGTAGTTAATTAGTTATCGGTATTTGCTACACTACATTTT encodes the following:
- the LOC133743609 gene encoding 28 kDa ribonucleoprotein, chloroplastic-like, with amino-acid sequence MTSATSHLFKTLSITADSCGLSLPHLFTAKTPNAFLPIPTRPTTKLHLSHSFSPLRSKTQFSSIVSYVAQTSDWAQQEEDSPVAIDGAAEESGEEGVFEEREEEVAPVEPPEEAKIFVGNLPFDVDSERLAQLFEKAGVVEIAEVIYNRDTDQSRGFGFVTMSTVEEADRAVEQFSGYDLNGRLLTVNKAAPRGTRAERPPRSFQSSYRIYVGNLPWNVDNGELEQLFSKHGSVVDARVVFDRETGRSRGFGFVTMASESDMNDAIGALDGESLDGRAIRVNVAEERQRRF
- the LOC133743608 gene encoding protein-L-isoaspartate O-methyltransferase 1-like isoform X2 — translated: MYNLLSASPRAIAIARIAYGCVYTTPSTTTHLLTSTPTRSFSHLHRLRRTVSLLRPPTLSSCPNFLTGNSHFCGMAWLLSGHGVRDSKAMVEGLQGYGVISSKKVAEVMGTIDRALFVPDGTPAYADSPMSIGYNATISAPHMHATCLQLLEKNLQPGMHALDVGSGSGYLTACFALMVGPKGRAVGVEHIPELVSSSIENIQKSAVAPLLKEGSLSVHVSDGRLGWPEFAPYDAIHVGAAAPEIPQPLIDQLKPGGRMVIPVGNLYQDLKVVDKNMDGSVSVRTETSVRYVPLTSREAQLRGY
- the LOC133743608 gene encoding protein-L-isoaspartate O-methyltransferase 1-like isoform X1, whose amino-acid sequence is MYNLLSASPRAIAIARIAYGCVYTTPSTTTHLLTSTPTRSFSHLHRLRRTVSLLRPPTLSSCPNFLTGNSHFCGMAVIAPLFSYLSLMWLLSGHGVRDSKAMVEGLQGYGVISSKKVAEVMGTIDRALFVPDGTPAYADSPMSIGYNATISAPHMHATCLQLLEKNLQPGMHALDVGSGSGYLTACFALMVGPKGRAVGVEHIPELVSSSIENIQKSAVAPLLKEGSLSVHVSDGRLGWPEFAPYDAIHVGAAAPEIPQPLIDQLKPGGRMVIPVGNLYQDLKVVDKNMDGSVSVRTETSVRYVPLTSREAQLRGY